Genomic window (Desulfovibrio sp. X2):
ATGAACCCGACTAGCCGTCCTGTTCCAGCTTCTTCATGGCGAACTGCAGCATCTTCTGGGCCTGCTCGAATCCGGGGTTGATCTTCAGCGCCCGCTTGGCCATCTCGGCCATGTGCTTCCACTTCTGCCAGTCGTGATAGAGACGGCCGATGTTGAAGAAGAGGTATTCGTCGTGCTGGCAGCACTGCAGGGCCTTCCTGTAGTACTGCTCGGCGGTGGCGTAGTCCTTCATCTTGCGCAGGACGATTGCGATGCGGTTGTACAGGTGGGCGGCGCCGGGATCGTTCTTGAGGGCTTCCTCGAGGTAGCCGTAGGCTTCCTGGTAGAGCTCGTGCTTGAGGAAGAGGTCGGCCACCTCGGCCTTGAGGTCCGTGTCGCTGGCGAATTCGCGGATCAGGTTGTCGGCGGACTGCTTGGCCTCCGCATGCTTGCCCGAGGCGAGCTGGGCCTCGACCTTCTTGAGTCCGTCCTCCTTGCGCTTGGCCATCAGGGCCAGAAGCGCCTGGGCCTCCTCGGTGGAGGAGGCCGAGAGCTCCTTCACCGCCTCGACCATCTGCGTATACAGCTGCTTTTCTTCGCCAGGCGTGTATTCGAGCTGGAGCGGGTAGGCCTTGGCGAATTCACGGTCGCCGCGCAGATGGTAGACGGCCTGTTCGATGAGCTGCGTGAACTCCTCGCGCTCGTTCTTCATGAGCGGCGTCTTGAGGATGATCAGCAGGGCGTCCTGAAGGCTTTGGGCCGCGGATTGCAGCTTCTTCTGCTTGAGGTTGGAACTGATCTTGTTGATCAGCTGCCTGGCCTTGATGAGTTCCGCGGACATGACTCCTACCCTTGTTTCAGCGCTCCGGAAGCCTTCTGATAGACCGAATCCTGTTTATTTTCCAGTCGATTCGCGCACCAGGTTCCTGAAGCGGGTGAAGAAGAACTGGGCGTCGTGCGGCCCGGGACCCGCTTCGGGATGGTACTGCAGGGTGATGATGGGCTTTTTCGTGTGCCTGAAGCCTTCGAGCGTCTGGTCGTTCAGGTTCACGTGGGTCATCTCCACGTCCTGCAGGGAGGAGATGTCCACGCAGAAGCCGTGGTTCTGCGAGGAGATCTCGATACGTCCGGTGATCAGGTCCTTGACCGGATGGTTGACGCCGTGGTGGCCGAACTTGAGCTTGAAGGTCGAGCCGCCGAGCGCCGAGCCCAGGAGCTGGTGTCCCAGGCAGATGCCGCCGAGCGGGTAGGCGTCGGTCATCTTGCTGATCTCGGCGATGGGGCCTTGCAGCGTCGCGGGATCGCCGGGGCCGGGCGAGAAGAAGATGGCGTCCGGGGAAAGGGCCGTCACCTGCTCCGCCGTGAAGGAGGAGGGCACCATGAGCATGTCGAAGCCCTGGGCCGTGAGCAGGCGCAGGATGTTCCACTTGATGCCGAAGTCGAAGACCACGAGGCGCGGGCCGGGGCCGGGCCACTCGTACTTGCCGTTCACGAGCTCCACGTCCTTCGGTCCCTGCTCGCTCCAGACGTAGGGCTTCTTCGGCGTGATGCGCTCGGCCAGGTTCTGGCCTTCCATGGTCGGCAGCTCGCGGCAACGGGCGATCAGACGCTCGGGATCGCTCTCGCGCGTGGAGATGAGGCCGCGCATGGCGCCGTGCAGGCGCAGGTGGCGGGTCAGGGCGCGGGTGTCGATGCCCTCGATGCCCATGACGCCGTATTCCTTCAGGTACTCGGGCAGGCTCTTCTTCGCGCGCCAGTTGGAGGGCGTCTTGCAGCACTCCTTGACGATGAAGGCCTCCACGCGGATGCGGCTGGACTCGACGTCGTCGAGGTTGACGCCGTAGTTGCCGATGTGGGGATAGGTCATGCAGACCATCTGCCCGACGTAGGAGGGGTCGGTGAGGATCTCCTGGTAGCCGGTCATGCCGGTGTTGAAGATGACCTCGCCGCCGGTCTCGCCGTCGCCGGTGAAGGACGAGCCCTTGAACCAGGTGCCGTCCTCGAGTGCCAAAATCGCGTCCATCTGCATCACTCCCTGTGGTGCTCGGAAAGCAGGGCGGTCACTGCCGCCAGATCCTCGGGGCGGTCGACGCCCCGCGTGCCAGTCTCCACGAGCACGACCCGGATGGGGATGTCGTTCTCGAGGAGACGCAGTTGCTCGAGGCTCTCGCGCTTCTCGAGCTCTCCCTGGGGGAGGGTGGTGAAGCGCGCAAGCGTCGAACGCCGGAAAGCGTACATGCCGATATGGCCGAAGAAACCCGCCCCGTCGGCATTCCGGGGATGGGGCACGGCAGCGCGGGAGAAGTATAATGCGTCCCGTCGCACCGTAAAGACCACCTTGACCTGATCGGGGACCGCGGCCCGCTCGGCGTCGATGGCGTGGGCCAGGGTGGCGGCGCGCACGGCCTCGTCGGCGAAGGGGGCGACCAGGTGCGAGAGCATGGCCGGGTCGAGCGCCGGTTCGTCACCCTGGATGTTGACCACCACGGCCTCTTCCTCGACTCCGAGGAGCGCGGCCGCCTCGTTCACCCGGTCCGTGCCGCTGACGTGGTCGGAGCGTGTCATGACCACGGGCACGCCGTGCTTCTTCGCCGCGGCCTCGATGCGCTCGTCGTCCGTGGCCAGGACCACCGTGCGCAGCTCAGGGCAGCGCGAGGCCCTGGCCCAGACGTGCCAGAACATGGGCTTGCCCAGGATCTCGACCAGCGGTTTTCCTGGAAAGCGCGTCGATGCGTAGCGCGCTGGGATGATCCCGTAGCAGGGGGGCAAGGTGTTGGCGGCCAAAGCGAATGACTTTTACGCGAAACCGAGACGCTCTGCAAGACGGGAGGCGATGCATCCGGCCGCGCCGCGCCGGGTGGCGACGTAGGCCGCAAACGCCTCGCGCACCTCCTCGCGCGGCCTCGGCGCGTCGAGCAGGTCCAGCAGGGCACCCGCCAGGGCGCGGCCGTCCGGCACTTCCCGGAGCAGCCCCTGCTGCACGATCTCGCGTCCCACCCAGGCGAAATTCTTCCAGTACGGGCCGGAGACCGGCACGAGCCCGGCGGCCAGGGGCTCGAGGAAGTTCTGGCCGCCCAGGGGGGCCAGGCTGCCGCCCACGAACACGGCCCCGGACAGGAAGTAGGCGGTGGTCAGCTCGCCGAAGACGTCCCAGAGGATCGTTGCGCCCGGCATGGCCCGACCGGTGAGGGCGCTGCGGCGCACCACGGGCAGCCCCAAGGCCGCGAGGCGCCCCTCCCAGGCGGCGAGCCGTTCCATGTGGCGCGGAAAGAGTCCGATCACCGCGTCCGGCCGGGCCGCGAGGATGTCCGCAGCGGCGCGGGCGGCCTGCTCCTCCTCCTGCTCGCGCACGGAGCCGAGGACCACGAAGGGCGACTGCTCCGGGAGCAGGGAGGCGAGGGCCGAGGCCGCCTTGGGCGTTTCGCCGAGGGTCAGCTGGTCGAACTTGACGTTGGAGACGTTCTTGGTGCGCGCGGCCGGGAAGAGGGTGGCGAAGCGGGCCGCGTCCTTCTCGGAGATGGCCAGCACCTCGGCCGGTCCGAAGGGTCGAAGCAGGTTCGCGAACGGCAGGTTGCGCGCCAGGGTCTTTGGCGACATGCGGGCGTTGGCGATGACCACGGGCACGTTTGCCCCGGCCGCGGCAGCGAGGAGACCCGGCCAGATCTCGGTTTCGAGCAGCACGAGGCACCTGGGCATGACCTGGCCGAAGGCCTTGCGCATGAGGGAGGGACGGTCGAAGGGACAATAGGCGGGCAGGAGCGTCACGGCAGCGGCTGCGTCGGCCAGCTCGCCCGCGGCGCGTTCCAGGAGGTCGCGGCCCTGGCGCGTGTTGGTGGTCACCAGTGCGCGCACCCGCGCGCCCTGCGGCAACGCGGCCGAGAGGGCGGCGAGGATGGTCCGGGCGAGATAGGCCTCGCCCGCCGAGGCGGCCTGGAGCCAGATATCCGCCCGGGGCAGGGGAGTCTTCAGGAGGCGTTCGTCCCAGCCCTCGCGCAATCGCTTATTGCGCTTGAGCACCACGGGCAGGCCGCGCCAGAGCAGGTCGTAGACGGTGAGGGCCGACGACAGGCCCGGGCGCCGCATCAGATGTCCTCGTCCGCGAAGATGTCGGTGACGTCCTCGGCCGCGGCCTGGGCCCTTTGTCTGCGCGCGGAGCGCGCGAGGCCGAGCTCGATGAGCCGCGCGATCAGCTCGTCGAAGCTCATGCCCGCCGCGGCCGCCGCCTTGGGCACCAGGCTCGTGGCGGTCATGCCGGGCAGGGTGTTGGTCTCCAGCAGCACCGGGCCGGACTCGGTGACGATGAAATCGGAGCGCGAATAGCCCTCGCAGCCGAGCGCCAGATGGGCGCGCAGCGCCAGTTCGCGCACCCGCGCATTGAGGTCGTCGTCCACCGGGGCGGGGCATATCTCGTCCGCGCCGCCGTCTTCGTACTTGCTGCGGTAGTCGAAGAACTCGCCCGAGAGCTTGGGCGTGATGAGGATCGTGGGCAGGGCCTCCTCGCCGAGCACGGCGCAGGTCATCTCGAAGCCGGGCGCGGCCTCCTCGAGGAGCGCCTCCTTGCCCTTGGAGAAGAGCGCGTCGAGTGCCGGGCCGAGCTTTTCCGCCGAGTCGACCCGCTGCATGTCCACGCTCGACCCGCCGTTGTTCGGCTTGACGAACAGGGGGTAGGCGAGGGGGCAGAGCCAGCCCGCGGCCGGGACCACGGGCACGAAGGCCCAGTTCGGCGTGGGGATGCCCTCCGCGCGGCAGATCTGCTTGGTCGCGGCCTTGTGCAGGGCCAGGAACGAGGCCTTGGGGCCCGAGCCCTGGTAGGGCACGCCCGCCGCGTCCAGCATGGCCTGGATCAGGCCGTCCTCGCCCGGCGAGCCGTGCAGGTTCAGGAATGCGAAGTCGTGGTCTTTCGCGGTCTCGATGAGGCCGTCGAAGCCCGGCAGGGGATCGAACGGGGTGACCTGGTGGCCGAGGCGCGAAAGGGCCTTCTCGATCTGGGCCGCCCCGGACAGGGAGACTTCACGCTCGTTCGACCAGCCGCCCGCTATCAAAAGGATACGCATCGAGATCCTCGCCGAGGAGATCGCCCAGGCGCCGTTCGACTTCCAGCGCCTGTTCGACCGTCCAGCGGATTTTTTCCTGGATTTCAGGGGTGTGTCCATAGCGCACGAGGAGATCGTCGAAGCGCACATGGACGGAGACCAGTTCGTCGTGTTTCGCCCGCTTGTCGCCGTACAGCACGGCCAGGGGCATGAAGTAGCGCGCCACGTCCATCTCGAAGGGCCAGTAGACGTGGTGGACGATGCCCTGGGCCAGGACCGGGTTGCCGGTCAGATCCATGGCCCAGGCCCCTCCGATCTGGGCGTGCGAGCCGCCGTGCAGGATGCAGTAGTGCTTGGCCAGATCGTGCAGCAGGGCCGAGGCGCGTACGCTCTGCACGCAGACCGGCAGCCCCTTGCGCTCGGCCAGCACCGCCAGGGTCTCGGCCACGCGGGCCACCACCAGGCTGTGCTCGCGGATGTGCGGGGGCATCTCGTAGCGGTCCCACCACGCCGTGCACTGCTCGTCGGTGGGCACGAGCCAGTCCGGCTCCAGGCGGCTCGTGAAGAGGCCCGGGCAGGTGAAAAGGGGAGGGGAACTGCTCTCGCTGGTCATGTCCTCAGTCCGGCTTGCTGTTACGGCGTCCGGCCGGTGGTTGCGCGTGTTCCGGCAGGTTACCCCGAAGCGGGAAAAATTTCCATGATTGACAGCAACCGGAACGGGGGGGTAGCAGTCGGCCCTAATCCTCTTGTCATCTCAATCCGCCCCGGGCGGCCATCAGCGGAGCACACGTGGATTTCTTCTCCGGTTTTCGCGATCCCGCCATAGCCCGTCCGCTGCTCGAGAAGATCCGGGCCGCGGGCCGTGGCGTGCGCTTCATGGAGGTCTGCGGTACCCATACCGTGGCCATCTTCCAGAGCGGCCTGCACTCGCTGCTTCCCGAGAACATCGTCCACCTCACCGGCCCCGGCTGTCCGGTCTGCGTGACCCACGACGCCGAAGTCGCGGCCTACATGGAGGCCGCGGGCAAGGACGGGGTCATCATGGCCACCTTCGGGGACCTGATGAAGGTGCCGGGTCCCGGCGGCGGCAGCCTCAAGTCCGCCCAGGCGGACGGCGCGCGGGTCAAGGTCGTCTATTCGCCCCCGGACGCGCTGAAGATCGCCCACGAGAACCCGAACGACACGGTGGTCTTCATCGGCGTCGGCTTCGAGACCACCGCCCCCGGCATCGCGGCCACGGTGAAGATGGCCGAGGCCCAGGGGCTCTCGAATTTCAAGGTCCTCTCGTTCCACAAGCTCGTGCCGCCCGCGTTGCGCGCCCTGCTCTCCGATCCCGAGATGGCCGTGGAGGCCTTCATCCTGCCGGGCCACGTCTCGGCGGTCATCGGCGCGCGCGCCTACGATTTCCTGGCCGAGGAGTTCAAGACCCCGGCCGTGGTCGCGGGCTTCGAGCCGCTGGACATCCTGCAGGCCCTGATCCTTCTGCAGGAAATGCTCGAGAAGGGCGAGCCCGCCGTGCTCAACCAATACACCCGCGTGGTCGCGGACGAGGGCAACCGCAAGGCCCAGGCCCTGATGGCCGACGTCTTCGAGACCTGCGACGCGCGCTGGCGCGGCATCGGCGTGATCCCGGGCAGCGGGCTGGCGTTTCGCGGCGAGTACGAGCGCTTCGACGCCATGAAGGCGCTCGGCATAGAGCTTCGAGACGTGCCGCCCCTGCCGGGCTGCCGCTGCGGCGACGTGCTCAAGGGCAAGCTGCCGCCCAACAAGTGCCCCCTGTTCAAGAAGGTCTGCACCCCGGCCAAGCCCGTGGGGCCGTGCATGGTCTCCACCGAAGGTTCCTGCGCCGCCTACTTCAAGTACAACCTGGAGTCCTGAAGATGCCGGACAAGGTCCTCCTCGACTACGGCAGCGGCGGCCGCGCCTCCCAGCGCCTGATCGCCGAGCTCTTCCTCACGCACTTCGACAACCCGGAGCTCTCGCGCCTGAACGACGCCGCGGTGCTCGACATCACGGGCCGCGTGGCCATGTCCACGGACAGCTACACCGTGGACCCCATCTTCTTCCCGGGCGGCGACATCGGCTCGCTGGCCGTGCACGGCACGGTCAACGACGTGTCCATGCTCGGCGCGGTGCCGCGCTACCTCACCTGCGGCTTCATCATCGAGGAAGGTCTGCCCATGGCCGACCTCGAGCGCATCGTGGCCTCCATGGGCACGGCTGCCAAGCGCGCGGGCGTGGCCATCGTCACGGGCGACACCAAGGTGGTGCCCAAGGGCGCGGCGGACCGCATCTTCATCAACACCACCGGCATCGGCGAGATCATCGTCGATCCCACGCCGAGCGGCGACCGCGCGGCCGTGGGCGACGCGGTGCTCGTCTCCGGGAGCATGGGCGACCACGGCCTGACCATCCTCTCGCGCCGCCAGGGCCTGTCCTTCGACGCCCCGGTGCAGAGCGACTCAGCAGCCCTGAACCACCTCATCGAGAAGCTCCTGCGCACTCTCCCGGAGATCCACGTCCTGCGCGATCCCACGCGCGGCGGCCTGGCGACCACCCTGAACGAGATCGCCTCCTCGTCCGGCGCGGGCATCCTGGTGCGCGAGACCGAGCTGCCCATAAGCGACGCGGTGCGCTCGGGCTGTTCCTTCCTCGGGCTCGACCCGCTGTACCTGGCCAACGAGGGCAAGTTCATCTGCATCCTGCCCGAGGCCCTGGCCGACGAGGCCCTCGCCGTCATGCGCGCCGACCCCCTTGGCGCGGGCGCATGCCGCATCGGCAGCGTCGTCGCCGACCACGCGGGCAAGGTCGCGCTGGAGACGCCGCTCGGCGGCAGACGCCTGCTCGGCATGCTCGAGGGCGAGCAGCTGCCGCGGATCTGCTGACCTCGCATCTTCATCGCGAGCTTGAAAAAAATGCGGGCCGCCGGAGAAATCCGGCGGCCCGCTTCGTTTCGGACGGAGAAGAACGGTTCAGACCGCGGCAGGGGCAGGTTTTGCGGTCGTCTGGCCTCCCAGCTTCTCCTCGATGAGGCGCTTTGCGCGCATGGCCAGCTGGCCGACCTCGGGCTTGGCGATCTGGTCGTCCGCGCCCACGGCCTCGCCCTTGTGGCGCAGCTTGTCCGTGATGAGGGAGGAGAAGAGGATGACCGGCAGCTGCGCGAGGGTCTTGTCCTCCTTGATGCGCTTGGTCAGATGGTGGCCGTCCATGGCGGGCATCTCGATGTCCGCCACGACCACCTGCAGGTAGTCGGTCAGGGGACGGCCGTCGCCCTCGGCCGTTGCCTTGATGGCCTGCAGCCTCTCCCAGCACTCGCGGCCGTTGGTCGTGACCTCCACGTCGAAGTTGGCCTTCTCGAGCAGGTCGCGCAGCATCTCGCGGATGAGCGCCGAATCGTCCGCCACCAGGGCGCGCCAGCGCCGTCCCGTGCTGTAGTCCACGTCCGCGTCGAGCCGAAGGCCCAGCTGCGGGTTCAGCTCGGTGACGATCTTCTCCAGGTCCAGGAGGAAGATGATCCGGTTGTCGATCTTGACCACGCCGGTGATGGAGTTGGAGGAGAAGGCGGCCACGTAGCCGCTGGGCGACTCGACCTTCTCCCAGGACATGCGGTGGATGCGGTTCACGCCCGAGACCAGGAAGGCCGTGGTGACCTTGTTGAACTCGGTGACGATGACCTTGGGCGGCTCCCGTTCCACGCGGCGCTTGCCGAGCCACAGCGAGAGGTCCACCAGGGGGATGACGTGCGAGCGGAGGTTGAACGTGCCGAGGATGCTCGGATGGCTGACGTTGGGCAGGACCGTGATCTTGGGCAAGCGGATGATCTCCAGCACCTTGGCCACGTTCACGCCGTAGTAGCCTTCGTAGAAGGCTTCCGACGCCTTCGCCTCGTCCGGCTCGTCGATGAAGAATTCGACGATCTCGAGTTCGTTGGTGCCCGCCTCGAGCAGGATGTTCGTCTGGCTCATCTTCCCCCCCCGTGTCCTTGCGGTGCCCGCGCCTTCGCGTGCCCAGGCTAGAGATTCTTCAGGACGGCCTCGACCTCGTCAATGAGTTTCTTGGGGGTGGAGGCGCCCGCCGTGAGGCCCACCCGGTGGGTGCCCCGGATGCGGTCCAGGGGAAGCTCGGCCGCCGTCTCCACGTGCACGCAGGGCGTGCCCCCGGCCTCCACGACCTTGGCCAGCCGCCTGGTGTTGCCGGAATCCCGGCCGCCCACCACGACCATGAAGTCCACCCCGCGGGCGATGTCGATGGCCTCCTTCTGGCGGTCGCGCGTGGCGTCGCAGATGGTCTGCAGCACGGCCACGTCGAGGTCTTTGCGGTCCTTCAGCCTGTCGGCCAGCTCGCGGAACACGATCTTGTCCTGCGTGGTCTGGGCGGCCAGGCAATAGCGCTCGCCGGATTCAAAGGGAAAATCGTAGAGCTCCTCGGGCGATTCGAAGACGAAGGCGCCTGCCGAGGCGTAGCTGACCAGTCCCTTGACCTCGGGGTGCTCGGATTCGCCGTAGAGCAGCACGATGCGGCCCTCGGCCGCCATGCGTGAGATGAGGATCTGGGCCTTCTTGACCCGGGGACAGGTGGCGTCGATGACCTGGGCGCCGCGGTCGCAAAGCGCCTCCTCGGTGG
Coding sequences:
- the carA gene encoding glutamine-hydrolyzing carbamoyl-phosphate synthase small subunit, producing MDAILALEDGTWFKGSSFTGDGETGGEVIFNTGMTGYQEILTDPSYVGQMVCMTYPHIGNYGVNLDDVESSRIRVEAFIVKECCKTPSNWRAKKSLPEYLKEYGVMGIEGIDTRALTRHLRLHGAMRGLISTRESDPERLIARCRELPTMEGQNLAERITPKKPYVWSEQGPKDVELVNGKYEWPGPGPRLVVFDFGIKWNILRLLTAQGFDMLMVPSSFTAEQVTALSPDAIFFSPGPGDPATLQGPIAEISKMTDAYPLGGICLGHQLLGSALGGSTFKLKFGHHGVNHPVKDLITGRIEISSQNHGFCVDISSLQDVEMTHVNLNDQTLEGFRHTKKPIITLQYHPEAGPGPHDAQFFFTRFRNLVRESTGK
- a CDS encoding 3-deoxy-D-manno-octulosonic acid transferase, which gives rise to MRRPGLSSALTVYDLLWRGLPVVLKRNKRLREGWDERLLKTPLPRADIWLQAASAGEAYLARTILAALSAALPQGARVRALVTTNTRQGRDLLERAAGELADAAAAVTLLPAYCPFDRPSLMRKAFGQVMPRCLVLLETEIWPGLLAAAAGANVPVVIANARMSPKTLARNLPFANLLRPFGPAEVLAISEKDAARFATLFPAARTKNVSNVKFDQLTLGETPKAASALASLLPEQSPFVVLGSVREQEEEQAARAAADILAARPDAVIGLFPRHMERLAAWEGRLAALGLPVVRRSALTGRAMPGATILWDVFGELTTAYFLSGAVFVGGSLAPLGGQNFLEPLAAGLVPVSGPYWKNFAWVGREIVQQGLLREVPDGRALAGALLDLLDAPRPREEVREAFAAYVATRRGAAGCIASRLAERLGFA
- a CDS encoding metal-dependent phosphohydrolase, with the protein product MTSESSSPPLFTCPGLFTSRLEPDWLVPTDEQCTAWWDRYEMPPHIREHSLVVARVAETLAVLAERKGLPVCVQSVRASALLHDLAKHYCILHGGSHAQIGGAWAMDLTGNPVLAQGIVHHVYWPFEMDVARYFMPLAVLYGDKRAKHDELVSVHVRFDDLLVRYGHTPEIQEKIRWTVEQALEVERRLGDLLGEDLDAYPFDSGRLVERA
- the hypD gene encoding hydrogenase formation protein HypD is translated as MDFFSGFRDPAIARPLLEKIRAAGRGVRFMEVCGTHTVAIFQSGLHSLLPENIVHLTGPGCPVCVTHDAEVAAYMEAAGKDGVIMATFGDLMKVPGPGGGSLKSAQADGARVKVVYSPPDALKIAHENPNDTVVFIGVGFETTAPGIAATVKMAEAQGLSNFKVLSFHKLVPPALRALLSDPEMAVEAFILPGHVSAVIGARAYDFLAEEFKTPAVVAGFEPLDILQALILLQEMLEKGEPAVLNQYTRVVADEGNRKAQALMADVFETCDARWRGIGVIPGSGLAFRGEYERFDAMKALGIELRDVPPLPGCRCGDVLKGKLPPNKCPLFKKVCTPAKPVGPCMVSTEGSCAAYFKYNLES
- a CDS encoding tetratricopeptide repeat protein — translated: MSAELIKARQLINKISSNLKQKKLQSAAQSLQDALLIILKTPLMKNEREEFTQLIEQAVYHLRGDREFAKAYPLQLEYTPGEEKQLYTQMVEAVKELSASSTEEAQALLALMAKRKEDGLKKVEAQLASGKHAEAKQSADNLIREFASDTDLKAEVADLFLKHELYQEAYGYLEEALKNDPGAAHLYNRIAIVLRKMKDYATAEQYYRKALQCCQHDEYLFFNIGRLYHDWQKWKHMAEMAKRALKINPGFEQAQKMLQFAMKKLEQDG
- a CDS encoding chemotaxis protein, giving the protein MSQTNILLEAGTNELEIVEFFIDEPDEAKASEAFYEGYYGVNVAKVLEIIRLPKITVLPNVSHPSILGTFNLRSHVIPLVDLSLWLGKRRVEREPPKVIVTEFNKVTTAFLVSGVNRIHRMSWEKVESPSGYVAAFSSNSITGVVKIDNRIIFLLDLEKIVTELNPQLGLRLDADVDYSTGRRWRALVADDSALIREMLRDLLEKANFDVEVTTNGRECWERLQAIKATAEGDGRPLTDYLQVVVADIEMPAMDGHHLTKRIKEDKTLAQLPVILFSSLITDKLRHKGEAVGADDQIAKPEVGQLAMRAKRLIEEKLGGQTTAKPAPAAV
- the kdsB gene encoding 3-deoxy-manno-octulosonate cytidylyltransferase, whose protein sequence is MPPCYGIIPARYASTRFPGKPLVEILGKPMFWHVWARASRCPELRTVVLATDDERIEAAAKKHGVPVVMTRSDHVSGTDRVNEAAALLGVEEEAVVVNIQGDEPALDPAMLSHLVAPFADEAVRAATLAHAIDAERAAVPDQVKVVFTVRRDALYFSRAAVPHPRNADGAGFFGHIGMYAFRRSTLARFTTLPQGELEKRESLEQLRLLENDIPIRVVLVETGTRGVDRPEDLAAVTALLSEHHRE
- the hypE gene encoding hydrogenase expression/formation protein HypE, whose translation is MPDKVLLDYGSGGRASQRLIAELFLTHFDNPELSRLNDAAVLDITGRVAMSTDSYTVDPIFFPGGDIGSLAVHGTVNDVSMLGAVPRYLTCGFIIEEGLPMADLERIVASMGTAAKRAGVAIVTGDTKVVPKGAADRIFINTTGIGEIIVDPTPSGDRAAVGDAVLVSGSMGDHGLTILSRRQGLSFDAPVQSDSAALNHLIEKLLRTLPEIHVLRDPTRGGLATTLNEIASSSGAGILVRETELPISDAVRSGCSFLGLDPLYLANEGKFICILPEALADEALAVMRADPLGAGACRIGSVVADHAGKVALETPLGGRRLLGMLEGEQLPRIC
- a CDS encoding D-alanine--D-alanine ligase, with protein sequence MRILLIAGGWSNEREVSLSGAAQIEKALSRLGHQVTPFDPLPGFDGLIETAKDHDFAFLNLHGSPGEDGLIQAMLDAAGVPYQGSGPKASFLALHKAATKQICRAEGIPTPNWAFVPVVPAAGWLCPLAYPLFVKPNNGGSSVDMQRVDSAEKLGPALDALFSKGKEALLEEAAPGFEMTCAVLGEEALPTILITPKLSGEFFDYRSKYEDGGADEICPAPVDDDLNARVRELALRAHLALGCEGYSRSDFIVTESGPVLLETNTLPGMTATSLVPKAAAAAGMSFDELIARLIELGLARSARRQRAQAAAEDVTDIFADEDI
- the ispH gene encoding 4-hydroxy-3-methylbut-2-enyl diphosphate reductase; its protein translation is MEIVRAETAGFCMGVALALRRLDSLIEEAPVGPVATFGPIIHNPQVMEDYARLGVSVAKSVDDISAGSSVVIRAHGIPRTTEEALCDRGAQVIDATCPRVKKAQILISRMAAEGRIVLLYGESEHPEVKGLVSYASAGAFVFESPEELYDFPFESGERYCLAAQTTQDKIVFRELADRLKDRKDLDVAVLQTICDATRDRQKEAIDIARGVDFMVVVGGRDSGNTRRLAKVVEAGGTPCVHVETAAELPLDRIRGTHRVGLTAGASTPKKLIDEVEAVLKNL